A stretch of the Maridesulfovibrio bastinii DSM 16055 genome encodes the following:
- the pgm gene encoding phosphoglucomutase (alpha-D-glucose-1,6-bisphosphate-dependent) produces the protein MSLSNLAGKLAPPEILENIPRLVAAYYTIKPDISIPSNLVSFGTSGHRGCPLDGSFNEGHILAISQAICEYREKMGYTGPLFIGKDPHALSEPAQITALEVFAANGVDVFINDKGYTPTPAISHAILTFNKGKSCGKADGVVITPSHNPPRDGGFKYNPPEGGPASTTVTSTIQNRANEIMQNGLKDVKRITLEKAMKAGTTTEHDFITPYVNDLCNIIDMEAISRAGLKIGVDPLGGAAIDYWEPIAERYKIDINVVNKTIDPAYAFMHVDKDGKIRMDCSSPYAMAGLIELKDKYDISFANDPDTDRHGIVTKSRGLMNPNHYLAVAIEYLYTNRPDWRKDLMVGKTLVSSSMIDRVAASIDRQLMEVPVGFKWFVEPLLSGTCGFGGEESAGASFLRKDGSVWTTDKDGIIMNLLAAEITAITGKDPGELYTALENKFGSPVYKRIDTGATEEQRKAFSSLTPDMIKAKTLAGELIESKLTTAPGNNQSIGGLKVITENGWFAARPSGTESIYKIYAESFKGLAHLVSIQEEAKKIVNEAFSTAV, from the coding sequence ATGTCTTTGAGCAATCTTGCGGGCAAACTTGCCCCACCTGAAATTCTGGAAAATATTCCACGACTCGTAGCTGCATACTACACGATTAAACCTGATATTTCCATTCCTTCAAACCTTGTGTCCTTCGGAACGTCAGGACACAGAGGATGCCCTCTGGACGGCTCTTTTAACGAAGGCCACATTCTGGCTATCAGTCAGGCCATTTGTGAATATCGTGAAAAAATGGGGTATACAGGTCCGCTCTTTATAGGAAAGGACCCGCATGCACTGTCTGAACCGGCACAGATAACAGCTCTGGAAGTTTTTGCAGCAAACGGAGTTGATGTATTTATAAATGACAAGGGGTACACTCCCACCCCGGCAATTTCGCATGCTATTTTAACTTTTAACAAAGGAAAAAGCTGCGGCAAAGCCGATGGTGTGGTAATAACTCCATCCCATAACCCTCCACGTGACGGCGGATTTAAATACAATCCTCCGGAAGGTGGCCCGGCAAGCACCACGGTCACAAGTACCATCCAGAACAGAGCCAATGAAATAATGCAAAACGGGCTCAAGGATGTGAAAAGGATTACTCTCGAAAAGGCAATGAAAGCCGGCACCACAACTGAGCACGACTTCATAACACCTTATGTCAATGATCTCTGCAATATTATTGACATGGAAGCTATAAGCCGTGCAGGACTGAAAATAGGTGTGGACCCTCTCGGAGGGGCAGCAATTGATTACTGGGAACCGATTGCCGAGCGCTACAAAATTGATATCAACGTGGTCAACAAAACCATAGATCCGGCTTATGCTTTCATGCATGTGGATAAAGACGGCAAAATCCGTATGGACTGCTCTTCTCCTTATGCCATGGCCGGGCTTATTGAACTGAAAGATAAATACGATATTTCTTTTGCAAACGACCCTGATACTGACAGGCACGGTATAGTCACCAAAAGCCGCGGGCTGATGAACCCCAATCATTATCTTGCCGTTGCAATTGAATATCTCTACACCAACCGCCCGGATTGGAGAAAAGATCTGATGGTGGGTAAGACTCTGGTCTCCAGTTCTATGATAGACAGAGTCGCAGCATCAATTGATCGCCAGCTGATGGAAGTTCCGGTTGGATTTAAATGGTTCGTGGAGCCACTGCTCAGCGGAACCTGCGGATTCGGCGGTGAAGAAAGTGCTGGAGCATCATTCCTGCGCAAAGACGGTTCTGTCTGGACCACTGACAAAGACGGTATCATCATGAACCTTCTTGCTGCGGAAATAACAGCCATAACAGGTAAAGATCCGGGCGAACTTTACACCGCCCTTGAAAATAAATTCGGTTCACCTGTTTATAAAAGGATTGATACCGGAGCAACTGAAGAACAGAGAAAAGCTTTCAGCAGTCTTACCCCGGATATGATCAAGGCTAAAACCCTTGCCGGAGAACTGATTGAAAGCAAGCTGACAACAGCTCCCGGAAATAATCAATCCATAGGCGGATTGAAAGTTATAACCGAGAACGGATGGTTCGCGGCAAGACCTTCAGGAACCGAGTCAATTTATAAAATTTATGCGGAATCATTCAAAGGTCTGGCTCACCTCGTTTCTATTCAGGAAGAAGCCAAGAAAATAGTCAACGAAGCTTTTTCAACAGCAGTATAG
- a CDS encoding YkgJ family cysteine cluster protein yields the protein MEFKDIFTKYEAIVAEVDSAFNKVAEQADDGIKCHKGCSDCCHALFDLTLVEALYLNHKFNEKYSGMERSQILERADEADRQIHKIKRNAFKASQAGKSASEIIKEISLARVRCPLLGTEDSCDLYESRPLTCRIYGTPMNIGGEAHCCGKSGFDKGKQYPAMNMDVLQNKLYELSKEISDSINSSYKELSEMLIPASMALLTDFTMEYLGARTSKKAEPEPEPEPLEVTPQACSTCSEDKSACADCNYSVSLGQAPEKD from the coding sequence TTGGAGTTCAAAGATATTTTTACGAAATATGAAGCAATTGTCGCCGAAGTGGACAGTGCTTTTAATAAAGTTGCAGAACAGGCTGACGACGGCATAAAATGCCATAAAGGTTGCAGCGACTGTTGCCATGCCCTTTTCGACCTGACACTGGTTGAGGCTCTGTATCTGAACCACAAGTTCAATGAAAAATACAGTGGCATGGAGCGTTCACAGATTCTTGAACGTGCGGATGAAGCCGACCGCCAGATTCATAAAATCAAAAGAAACGCATTTAAAGCTTCGCAGGCTGGAAAATCAGCCTCTGAAATCATCAAAGAAATTTCACTCGCAAGAGTCCGCTGCCCTCTTCTTGGTACGGAAGATTCCTGTGATCTTTATGAATCAAGACCGCTCACATGCAGAATATACGGAACTCCGATGAACATCGGCGGAGAAGCCCACTGCTGCGGAAAATCCGGTTTTGATAAAGGTAAACAGTACCCGGCCATGAATATGGATGTGCTGCAGAACAAGCTTTACGAATTGAGTAAAGAAATTTCTGACAGCATTAATTCTTCTTATAAAGAATTAAGCGAGATGCTTATCCCGGCATCAATGGCCCTGCTGACAGATTTCACTATGGAATACCTTGGTGCACGGACCAGTAAAAAGGCCGAGCCCGAACCGGAACCGGAGCCGCTGGAAGTAACTCCGCAAGCCTGCTCAACCTGTTCGGAAGACAAGTCTGCATGTGCCGACTGTAATTACTCTGTTTCACTCGGACAGGCTCCGGAAAAGGACTAA
- the pheT gene encoding phenylalanine--tRNA ligase subunit beta, whose product MLLSMQWLREFVPYEGGVQELGDRLTMLGLELEEIINPFENISSVVVGHVVECGKHPEADKLSVCKVDVGEAELLDIVCGAPNVAKGQNVPVAKIGCVLPGGLKIKKAKLRGQKSCGMICSERELELSDAHDGIMVLPEELKPGQIFIDAMNMNDTVLDLGITPNRADCLSILGIARETALGFDLPLTMPELNLVEAGGNAADMLKIEIEEGADCPLYMARILKGAKLAQSPDWMRYRLISVGVRPINNVVDVTNYILFELGQPLHSFDGDLLKGDKIRVGRAPEGMKFTTLDDQERSLLNSDLLVWDAEKPVALAGVMGGQNSEINDKSTNVVLESAVFKPALIRKTARRLSLPSEASYRFERGVDQLMSAYALDRAAQLINELSGAEVVSGVAQNESLPWQTRTHTYRHKRCNAHLGLNLEPEFSKKAFTLMGLEVDDSDSDSWKVTTPSYRLDLERENDLYEEVARYYGMDRIPAVLPNISKTFDSAVLGDTPYGFSRRIKNWGRGVGLHEAINYSFVGSEDLDLLGLPEEGRVYIANPLSEDQNVMRTAITPGLLNTVRHNLAQGNNHIRLFEVAKKFVKDESSVTETREQNRLGLLVTGPRSQREWPGDNEDADYLDIKGLVEHLLTDLKLNDAEYEILEGCSYLEPCVQVKLDGEELGIIGMVKPEIADKYHAKKEIWVADLNADMLRDKVIANKIQFENLPVFPPSRRDVTIICPMDLHAATIEKTILDQKLPLLESLELVAVFVPENQDKERNLSYRLTYRHPKKTLKDKEVDKEHTKVLTALEKALPIHF is encoded by the coding sequence ATGCTTTTAAGCATGCAATGGCTGCGAGAATTCGTACCATACGAAGGCGGGGTACAGGAGCTTGGTGACAGGCTGACCATGCTCGGCCTTGAACTTGAGGAAATAATAAATCCTTTTGAAAATATTTCTTCCGTTGTTGTCGGCCATGTTGTCGAATGCGGAAAACACCCGGAAGCAGACAAACTTTCCGTTTGTAAAGTAGATGTCGGCGAAGCCGAGCTGCTTGATATCGTCTGCGGTGCCCCCAATGTTGCTAAAGGACAGAACGTTCCTGTTGCAAAAATCGGATGCGTACTTCCCGGTGGCCTGAAAATAAAAAAAGCCAAGCTCCGCGGACAGAAGTCCTGCGGTATGATCTGCTCTGAAAGAGAACTTGAACTTTCAGATGCCCATGACGGCATCATGGTTCTCCCGGAGGAGCTTAAGCCCGGCCAGATTTTTATTGATGCAATGAACATGAACGACACTGTTCTTGATCTTGGCATCACCCCCAACCGTGCCGACTGCCTTTCAATCCTCGGTATTGCCCGTGAAACAGCTCTGGGGTTCGACCTGCCGCTGACAATGCCCGAGCTCAATCTTGTTGAAGCAGGCGGAAATGCCGCTGATATGCTCAAAATCGAGATTGAAGAAGGTGCTGACTGTCCGCTGTATATGGCCAGAATCCTTAAAGGAGCCAAGCTGGCACAATCACCCGACTGGATGCGCTACCGCCTTATTTCAGTAGGTGTACGCCCGATCAACAATGTAGTTGATGTAACCAACTATATACTTTTTGAACTGGGACAGCCCCTGCACTCCTTTGACGGTGATCTGCTGAAAGGTGATAAAATCAGAGTCGGCCGCGCTCCAGAGGGAATGAAATTTACTACTCTTGATGATCAGGAACGTTCACTGCTGAACAGTGACCTGCTCGTCTGGGATGCTGAAAAACCTGTTGCTTTAGCCGGAGTAATGGGCGGACAGAATTCTGAAATCAACGACAAGTCTACCAACGTAGTACTTGAAAGTGCTGTTTTCAAACCTGCGCTTATCCGCAAAACTGCCCGCAGACTTTCACTGCCATCAGAAGCTTCATACCGTTTTGAACGTGGTGTGGACCAGTTGATGAGTGCCTACGCCCTTGACCGTGCCGCCCAGCTCATCAATGAGCTTTCCGGTGCTGAAGTTGTGAGCGGTGTAGCTCAAAACGAATCACTCCCGTGGCAGACAAGAACCCACACCTACCGTCACAAGCGCTGCAACGCTCATCTTGGTCTCAATCTTGAGCCGGAGTTCAGCAAAAAAGCTTTCACCCTCATGGGGCTGGAAGTTGATGACAGTGACAGTGATTCATGGAAAGTCACAACTCCTTCATACCGCCTTGATCTCGAAAGAGAAAATGATCTCTATGAAGAAGTTGCCCGCTATTACGGCATGGACCGTATCCCGGCAGTGCTTCCCAATATCTCAAAAACATTTGATTCAGCTGTCCTTGGCGATACCCCTTACGGATTCTCCCGCAGAATCAAAAACTGGGGCCGCGGCGTAGGACTGCATGAAGCAATCAACTATAGTTTTGTTGGAAGTGAAGATCTTGATCTTCTCGGACTCCCGGAAGAAGGACGTGTATACATTGCCAATCCTCTGAGCGAGGACCAGAACGTAATGCGGACCGCTATTACTCCGGGGCTGCTGAATACCGTTCGCCATAACCTTGCACAGGGCAATAATCATATCCGTCTTTTTGAAGTCGCCAAGAAATTCGTTAAAGATGAATCTTCGGTAACTGAGACAAGAGAACAGAACAGACTTGGTCTGCTTGTTACCGGACCGCGCAGTCAGCGTGAATGGCCCGGTGACAATGAAGATGCTGATTACCTTGATATAAAAGGACTGGTTGAACATCTTCTCACAGACCTGAAGCTTAATGACGCCGAGTATGAAATCCTTGAAGGCTGCTCCTATCTCGAACCTTGTGTTCAGGTTAAGCTTGATGGTGAAGAACTTGGAATTATAGGCATGGTTAAACCGGAAATAGCGGATAAATACCATGCTAAAAAAGAAATCTGGGTAGCTGATCTCAATGCGGATATGCTTAGAGACAAAGTTATTGCCAACAAGATTCAGTTTGAGAATCTCCCGGTATTTCCGCCATCAAGAAGAGATGTAACTATTATATGTCCCATGGACCTGCATGCGGCAACCATTGAGAAAACTATTCTTGATCAAAAGCTGCCCCTGCTTGAAAGTCTTGAACTTGTCGCGGTCTTTGTGCCTGAAAATCAGGACAAGGAAAGGAACCTTTCATACCGCCTGACATATAGACATCCTAAAAAGACACTCAAGGATAAAGAAGTTGATAAAGAGCACACCAAGGTTTTAACAGCCCTTGAAAAGGCTCTGCCTATTCACTTCTAA
- a CDS encoding ferredoxin has protein sequence MAYNVTVDVEKCVGDGECVDVCPVEVYELQDSKAVVVNGEECLGCESCVEVCEQDAITIEES, from the coding sequence ATGGCCTACAACGTAACTGTTGATGTTGAAAAGTGTGTTGGTGACGGCGAGTGTGTTGATGTATGTCCCGTAGAAGTTTACGAACTTCAGGACAGCAAAGCTGTTGTTGTAAACGGCGAAGAATGCCTCGGCTGCGAATCCTGTGTTGAAGTTTGCGAACAGGATGCCATCACTATTGAAGAAAGCTAA
- a CDS encoding aminopeptidase — MLTAEQLEKYCEVLWWGITTARTGEFKPGDNILLRYEIEALPLAEVMFKLLVEKGMNPILRMGLTPDMEKSFYGKGNDKQLTFVTPGEKELINNLNGLIALLAPSSLTHLAEVDPSRIGKSAVARKFIRDIMDVREQKGEFGWTLCSYPTKAMADAAGLGIEEFAEQIIKACYLDDDKPTERWMEVFDSALKVKNWLNGMDIESYRVVTENCDLKVSHGESRRWIGISGHNIPSFELFISPDWRGTEGVYYADQASFRSGNLVQGVKLVFENGVAKEITAEKGEEFVKKQLAMDEGAARLGEFSLTDRRFSQIDKFMANTLYDENYGGEFGNCHVAVGASYADTYGGNQEDLTSDLKKELGFNDSALHWDLVNTEDKKVYAILKDGSEVLIYESGEFQCE, encoded by the coding sequence ATGCTGACAGCTGAGCAGCTCGAAAAATATTGTGAAGTTTTATGGTGGGGAATCACTACAGCCAGAACAGGAGAGTTCAAGCCCGGAGATAATATTCTGCTGCGCTACGAAATTGAGGCTCTTCCTCTGGCAGAAGTTATGTTCAAACTGCTGGTGGAAAAGGGTATGAATCCTATTTTGAGGATGGGGCTGACCCCGGACATGGAGAAATCTTTTTATGGCAAGGGTAATGATAAACAGCTGACCTTTGTTACTCCCGGTGAAAAAGAGCTGATTAACAATTTAAACGGTCTGATAGCATTGCTTGCACCGTCATCACTCACTCATCTTGCAGAAGTGGACCCTTCGAGGATCGGTAAATCTGCTGTTGCCAGAAAATTTATCCGCGACATAATGGATGTCCGGGAACAGAAAGGGGAGTTTGGCTGGACCCTTTGTTCATACCCGACCAAAGCTATGGCTGATGCTGCCGGTTTGGGAATTGAGGAATTTGCTGAACAGATTATCAAGGCCTGCTATCTTGATGACGATAAGCCGACAGAGCGCTGGATGGAAGTTTTTGACAGTGCTCTCAAAGTTAAAAACTGGCTGAACGGCATGGATATAGAAAGCTACAGGGTTGTTACTGAAAATTGCGATCTTAAAGTAAGCCACGGGGAATCACGCCGCTGGATTGGAATTTCCGGGCATAATATTCCAAGTTTTGAACTCTTCATTTCTCCTGACTGGCGTGGGACTGAAGGTGTCTATTATGCTGATCAGGCTTCTTTCAGATCCGGTAATCTTGTTCAGGGTGTAAAGCTTGTTTTTGAAAATGGAGTTGCCAAAGAGATCACCGCTGAAAAGGGTGAGGAGTTTGTCAAAAAACAGCTGGCTATGGATGAAGGGGCAGCACGTCTTGGCGAATTTTCACTGACTGACAGGCGTTTTTCTCAGATAGATAAATTTATGGCTAATACTCTGTATGATGAAAATTATGGCGGAGAATTCGGGAACTGCCATGTGGCAGTAGGTGCTTCTTATGCTGATACTTACGGTGGAAATCAGGAAGACCTTACTTCTGATTTGAAGAAAGAACTTGGTTTTAACGATTCTGCTCTGCACTGGGATCTTGTTAATACGGAAGATAAAAAAGTGTACGCCATACTTAAAGATGGTTCTGAAGTTTTAATATACGAGAGCGGTGAATTTCAATGCGAGTAG
- a CDS encoding tetratricopeptide repeat protein, with translation MQQFDNLDDYIEDLKAKSAKNPTCSNTHYNLGVAYLSKRDFMEAEREFISAINESPKMAEAYVQLGGICLQRNDIDGCLRYNIQASQQRPFFAVPWGNIGFVYLQKGDVDKAIGALKRAVKYDPNFVQALSTLGSAYFQEGELDDCIEVCEKAVKIQEHFGPAWNNLALCYIEKKDFDKAAECIEKAKQSGYDIPEEMIKDLEESRS, from the coding sequence GTGCAGCAATTCGATAACCTTGATGACTATATTGAAGACCTCAAAGCCAAATCAGCCAAGAACCCTACCTGTAGCAACACCCACTACAATCTTGGCGTTGCATATCTCTCCAAACGTGATTTCATGGAAGCTGAACGTGAATTCATAAGTGCAATCAACGAATCCCCGAAAATGGCTGAAGCATACGTTCAGCTCGGCGGAATCTGCCTGCAGAGAAACGACATAGACGGATGCCTGCGCTATAATATTCAGGCTTCACAGCAGCGTCCTTTCTTCGCTGTTCCGTGGGGTAACATAGGCTTCGTATACCTCCAGAAAGGTGATGTAGATAAAGCCATTGGTGCTCTCAAACGTGCTGTAAAATATGATCCGAATTTTGTTCAGGCCCTCTCCACTCTCGGAAGTGCTTACTTTCAGGAAGGAGAACTGGACGACTGCATCGAAGTTTGCGAAAAAGCAGTAAAAATTCAGGAACATTTTGGTCCGGCATGGAACAACCTTGCACTGTGCTACATAGAAAAGAAAGATTTCGACAAGGCTGCTGAATGTATTGAAAAAGCAAAACAGAGCGGATATGATATTCCTGAAGAAATGATCAAGGATCTCGAAGAATCACGTTCTTAA
- a CDS encoding response regulator, whose protein sequence is MTSERILVVEDSLTQAVKLEYFLSSIGYSVLVADDGESAISKMDSFNPDLVISDVVMPGMDGYELCSQIRQNDKFHSVPVILLTSLSDPGDVLRGLKSGAINFVTKPYDEDFLHSRIRHVLDHNHYEAETGNTREIEFEFHGEKHSISADFGQVFHLLLATYENALLQSKQLDQAYRQLAHQEEQLRSVLASISSSIAVLDTGGRLITANPSWNDYFAIDTGETLVGSDFLESLSAIGCPEDILVAVANGLKEVINGHDEHFLIEFSYPFKGEKKWCQLDITPMGGETGGAVAAVIDITGRKKLERELIMARDGAQKANKFKSRFLASMSHEIRTPLNAVIGLTDLTLLTDLNVEQRDNLETVGLCANQLLSVVNDILDLSKVEARMLKLENEDFSLSDVLYSVVRSLSHQAESKGLVIDLDIDEDVPEIVCGDQGRLKQVLFNLIGNALKFTGKGGVYVQVSPSIDQNVSGRHDVVFTVRDTGIGIPEDQQDVIFESFRQADSSTTRKFGGTGLGLAISREIVEMMGGQIGVRSSVGLGSVFTFNVLLSPGDPDKVELYALESDTLPDADKKRFHILLVEDNSINVRVAGRLLKKMGHTCREAENGVKAVEALSKEHFDLVLMDIEMPEMDGFDAAKAIRQGGAGSACVEIPIIAMSAHAMSGTRDKSIKSGMNGYITKPVQYADLEAKIQKVMEGRADSGDHDFDENEHFGVPVLDRQKAEEMYHGDNELFEELCSMFLEETPEDLRQLLTAASRRDFRSAERIAHTLKSTCAAICAPRARDIAYEMEKAFRYHEGSGFEKLVESFKAENKRISEAIESYK, encoded by the coding sequence ATGACCTCTGAACGGATTTTAGTTGTTGAGGACAGTCTTACGCAGGCTGTAAAGCTGGAATATTTTTTAAGCAGTATAGGTTACTCTGTTCTTGTTGCCGATGATGGCGAGAGCGCCATATCTAAAATGGACAGTTTTAATCCCGATCTGGTCATAAGTGATGTTGTTATGCCCGGAATGGATGGGTATGAATTATGTTCACAGATAAGGCAAAACGATAAATTTCATTCAGTTCCGGTTATTCTCCTTACCAGTCTTTCTGATCCGGGCGATGTCCTGCGCGGGCTTAAGAGCGGGGCAATAAATTTTGTTACGAAACCTTATGATGAAGATTTTCTGCATTCCCGTATCCGCCATGTACTTGATCACAATCATTATGAAGCTGAAACAGGAAATACCCGTGAAATAGAATTTGAATTTCACGGTGAAAAGCATTCAATAAGTGCCGATTTCGGTCAAGTCTTCCATCTTCTGCTTGCAACTTATGAAAACGCTCTGCTGCAATCAAAGCAGCTGGATCAGGCCTACCGTCAGCTGGCTCATCAGGAGGAGCAGCTTCGTTCGGTTCTGGCTTCAATTTCATCAAGTATTGCTGTTCTTGATACGGGAGGCCGGCTGATTACAGCAAATCCTTCTTGGAATGATTATTTCGCTATAGATACCGGTGAAACTCTGGTCGGCTCTGATTTTCTTGAATCACTTTCGGCCATTGGCTGCCCGGAAGATATTCTGGTGGCCGTAGCCAATGGACTAAAGGAAGTTATAAACGGTCACGATGAACATTTTCTAATAGAGTTTTCCTATCCCTTTAAGGGCGAAAAAAAATGGTGTCAGCTCGACATTACCCCCATGGGCGGGGAAACCGGAGGAGCTGTTGCCGCGGTAATCGACATCACCGGACGTAAGAAGCTTGAGCGGGAACTTATTATGGCCCGTGACGGAGCCCAGAAGGCCAATAAATTCAAGTCGCGGTTTTTGGCTTCAATGAGCCATGAGATAAGGACTCCTTTGAATGCTGTTATCGGTCTGACTGATCTGACACTGCTGACTGATCTTAATGTGGAACAAAGAGATAACCTCGAAACCGTAGGGCTTTGCGCCAACCAGCTTTTAAGCGTAGTAAACGACATCCTCGATTTATCCAAGGTTGAAGCGCGGATGCTTAAACTGGAAAATGAAGATTTTAGTTTGAGCGATGTGCTATATTCTGTAGTACGCAGTCTGTCTCATCAGGCTGAATCCAAGGGACTGGTTATCGACCTTGATATCGATGAAGATGTTCCTGAAATAGTCTGCGGTGATCAGGGTCGGCTTAAACAGGTTCTGTTTAATCTGATCGGAAATGCCTTGAAATTTACTGGTAAGGGAGGAGTCTATGTTCAGGTTTCCCCTTCCATCGATCAAAATGTTTCAGGACGGCATGATGTTGTTTTCACTGTAAGAGATACCGGTATAGGTATTCCTGAAGATCAGCAGGATGTTATTTTTGAAAGCTTCCGTCAGGCTGACAGCTCAACTACAAGAAAATTTGGCGGAACCGGTCTTGGTCTGGCAATTTCTCGTGAAATTGTGGAGATGATGGGCGGGCAGATAGGTGTACGCAGTTCTGTCGGCCTTGGCAGTGTTTTTACTTTCAATGTTCTGCTTTCTCCGGGAGACCCGGACAAAGTTGAACTTTATGCCCTTGAGTCTGATACTCTGCCGGATGCTGATAAAAAGAGATTTCATATCCTTCTTGTAGAAGATAATTCCATAAATGTAAGAGTTGCGGGTCGTCTGCTTAAAAAAATGGGGCATACCTGCAGGGAAGCAGAAAACGGGGTGAAGGCTGTTGAAGCCTTATCCAAAGAACATTTTGATCTGGTGTTGATGGATATTGAAATGCCTGAGATGGACGGCTTTGATGCTGCAAAGGCTATTCGTCAGGGCGGTGCTGGATCGGCATGTGTTGAAATCCCGATCATTGCAATGTCCGCTCATGCCATGAGCGGGACAAGGGATAAAAGTATCAAATCCGGTATGAACGGTTATATTACAAAACCGGTACAGTATGCCGACCTTGAGGCTAAGATTCAAAAGGTTATGGAAGGACGGGCTGACTCCGGGGACCATGATTTCGACGAAAACGAGCATTTTGGAGTTCCGGTTCTGGACAGGCAGAAAGCTGAAGAAATGTATCATGGAGACAATGAGCTTTTTGAGGAATTATGTTCAATGTTTCTTGAGGAAACACCGGAAGACCTCAGACAGCTTCTGACAGCAGCCTCCAGAAGAGATTTTCGCAGTGCGGAAAGGATAGCCCATACTTTGAAAAGCACCTGTGCGGCCATCTGCGCTCCAAGGGCAAGAGACATAGCTTATGAAATGGAAAAGGCTTTTCGCTATCACGAAGGTAGCGGCTTTGAAAAACTGGTTGAATCTTTCAAGGCTGAAAACAAGCGCATAAGTGAAGCCATTGAATCTTACAAATAA
- a CDS encoding TetR family transcriptional regulator, which translates to MARKTKEEAEKTRQAIIESAFRVFRTKGYSKTTLHDIAVEAGVTRGAVYWHFKNKPDVFGQLMDHAFRPFEVFFEGILESTTSPIEILIKFMDAWLSRATTQSHFRAAFEIVFLMTEWSDELMPYKMEYRSMELKFIKDIEEIFDKGIKDGSFRADLNAHTAAVYYYSNIFGLAQVSLFFEEQLEIGKSKRDYMIMFLNSCAAEEYDISELIA; encoded by the coding sequence ATGGCAAGAAAGACTAAAGAAGAAGCTGAAAAAACCCGTCAGGCCATAATTGAATCAGCTTTCAGAGTTTTTAGAACAAAAGGATATTCTAAAACAACTCTCCACGACATTGCTGTAGAGGCAGGAGTCACCAGGGGCGCAGTTTACTGGCACTTTAAAAATAAACCGGATGTCTTCGGCCAGCTGATGGATCACGCCTTCAGACCTTTTGAAGTCTTTTTTGAAGGTATTCTGGAGAGTACTACATCACCTATCGAAATTCTTATTAAATTCATGGATGCATGGCTGTCACGAGCTACAACCCAGAGTCATTTCAGGGCAGCTTTTGAAATTGTTTTTCTCATGACGGAATGGTCAGATGAACTTATGCCGTATAAAATGGAATATAGATCCATGGAGCTTAAGTTCATCAAAGATATTGAAGAAATATTTGATAAAGGAATTAAAGACGGTTCTTTCCGGGCAGACCTGAATGCCCATACGGCGGCAGTTTATTACTATTCCAATATATTTGGTCTTGCTCAGGTTTCTTTGTTCTTTGAGGAACAGCTTGAGATAGGAAAAAGTAAAAGAGATTATATGATCATGTTCCTTAATTCCTGTGCGGCAGAAGAATATGACATATCCGAACTAATCGCTTAA